One Pecten maximus chromosome 16, xPecMax1.1, whole genome shotgun sequence DNA window includes the following coding sequences:
- the LOC117314852 gene encoding uncharacterized protein LOC117314852 encodes MDACNNQLSVGIDNFRFNVSLFNYEYGKQEQFYLKGVIRVDFTLINLEGEKKYMVNMNLSVCFEQAAADCLISLQIFEDFKLTKLFCDWNSGFRIPDFSLDSYVNSLGLPSGTTLSGFLLDQLLEATGLAAYLLDVPCSHSSSPFAAASSSNGWNDGNLFY; translated from the exons ATGGATGCCTGCAATAATCAACTAAGCGTCGGCATCGATAACTTTCGCTTCAATGTGTCGCTGTTTAACTATGAATATG GCAAACAGGAACAGTTTTATCTCAAAGGAGTGATCAGAGTTGA TTTTACCCTGATAAACCTGGAAGGGGAGAAGAAGTACATGGTGAATATGAACCTAAGTGTCTGTTTTGAACAAGCTGCTGCTGACTGTCTCATCTCGTTACAAATATTTGAGGACTTTAAGCTGACCAAGTTGTTCTGTGATTGGAATTCAGGGTTTCGAATCCCAG ATTTTTCCCTGGATAGCTACGTAAATAGCCTAGGATTACCCTCGGGGACAACACTGTCCGGATTTCTTCTCGACCAATTACTTGAGGCCACTGGACTCGCTGCATACTTACTGGATGTACCATGTTCTCATAGCAGCTCGCCATTTGCAGCAGCTTCATCCTCTAATGGGTGGAATGATGGTAATCTTTTCTATTAA